One window of Heptranchias perlo isolate sHepPer1 chromosome 15, sHepPer1.hap1, whole genome shotgun sequence genomic DNA carries:
- the LOC137332839 gene encoding interferon-inducible GTPase 5-like isoform X2 has protein sequence MGGASSRDQMAQSLNSTFFSQEELNKLKSDYETGGLGKVRPLIQWKIKELDNTELNIAVTGETGAGKSTFINTMRGLQSDDEGAAETGVTETTMEPTRYPHPNLPNVYFWDLPGIGTTKFPANKYLKEMKFERYDFFIIISHSRFRENDTKLAKEIKRLGKNFYFVRSKIDNDLNSMKRMKVNEEEELEKIRNDCVRKLQEAGIPSPSVFLISNFEPNLYDFKQLNEALEDDLQNIKKSVFILARPNLNLEIVERKRQELKKRVWMLATLSGAVGAVPVPGVSLACDIGILVGGIIDFRKYLGLDDASLQRLANMAGKPVGVLKAVVKTPLVGEITPDLVTRTLMGLAAVTISALELVLDFIPVIGSIFGAGSSFLMTYKLLNDALNDLTENAQRVVMVAFGTDENGRHQTPIQ, from the exons atgggaggtgcCAGCTCCAG AGATCAGATGGCTCAGTCTTTGAACTCTACATTCTTCAGTCAGGAAGAGCTCAACAAACTGAAGTCTGATTATGAAACGGGTGGGCTGGGAAAGGTTAGACCTCTGATACAGTGGAAGATAAAGGAGCTGGACAATACAGAGCTTAACATTGCAGTGACAGGAGAAACAGGCGCAGGGAAATCCACCTTCATCAATACTATGAGAGGACTTCAGAGCGATGATGAGGGAGCAGCTGAAACCGGGGTCACAGAAACTACAATGGAGCCAAcccgatacccacatcccaaccTGCCTAATGTTTACTTCTGGGACCTGCCAGGAATTGGAACCACAAAATTCCCAGCCAATAAATACCTGAAGGAAATGAAATTTGAAAGATACGATTTCTTCATCATTATCTCACACAGTCGATTCAGAGAAAATGATACAAAACTCGCCAAAGAGATTAAACGGCTGGGGAAGAATTTCTACTTTGTTCGATCTAAAATTGACAATGATCTCAATTCAATGAAACGGATGAAAGTTAATGAAGAAGAAGAACTGGAAAAGATCAGGAATGACTGTGTCAGGAAGTTGCAAGAGGCAGGGATTCCATCACCCTCTGTTTTCCTGATATCGAACTTTGAACCGAATCTGTATGATTTTAAACAGTTAAATGAAGCTCTTGAAGATGATCTTCAGAATATAAAGAAAAGTGTGTTCATCCTGGCCCGTCCAAACCTAAATTTGGAGATTGTAGAGAGGAAAAGACAAGAGCTGAAGAAACGAGTCTGGATGTTGGCAACACTTTCAGGAGCAGTGGGAGCAGTGCCAGTTCCTGGCGTGTCCCTTGCTTGTGACATTGGGATTCTGGTTGGAGGAATAATAGATTTCCGTAAATATCTGGGTCTGGATGATGCCTCTCTTCAAAGACTGGCCAACATGGCAGGGAAACCTGTGGGAGTTCTGAAAGCAGTAGTGAAAACTCCCCTGGTTGGTGAAATAACTCCAGATTTAGTTACAAGGACACTGATGGGTCTCGCTGCTGTCACCATTTCAGCACTTGAGCTCGTCCTCGATTTCATACCAGTCATTGGTTCCATCTTTGGAGCAGGATCATCATTTCTGATGACCTACAAATTGCTGAATGATGCACTGAATGATCTTACGGAGAatgcacagagagtggtgatgGTTGCATTTGGGACTGATGAAAATGGTCGGCACCAAACACCAATCCAGTGA